In the Drosophila willistoni isolate 14030-0811.24 chromosome 3R, UCI_dwil_1.1, whole genome shotgun sequence genome, CGCCTAATCCGCCTCCAATGATTGAGGGGCCAACACGTTGGCCTCTgtaagtacacacacacacacatatatataaataaagcattctctttttgtttatatCCATTCGAAAATGTGCAAAATGTTTCAAGCAgtcatacatatatctattcAATCGCATAAATAACAACGGAAATATCTTGCATATCGCCTAAAAGCATgccaaacaaatatttcattacaATTCATGCCAAATAAATATTGAGCTAGTAAACTTGCTTAATGAATTAttcaagttttctttttacgatctaataatttctttttcattttagcttatttaatagtttatttatttaattaattacttaAAACTTGAAGTCAACAGTGAGAAAAACGTTTGAAAGTaagaaaattcaaaagctTCTTGTTAGCCCTGTAATCTAGGTCCTCTGTTAGAAGTTAATTTTTCCTTCACTAGATAACAATAACATTTATTGCATATTTAAAAGTACCTAACTTGAAAATACAGTAACTAAGAATAAATTGGattgaaaaatattgaatGTAGTGGTTCTGGAATTTGGTTTGAAACATATTTTACTTATCTTAAGAGGTAGTAAATAATCCCAAAGCTACTATATTCAATACATTTCAAtccaatttttaattaatttgctaTACTGACACAGATATTGAATGTCTTTATATCGATATCGTCGGTAAAAAGAATCTGGTTAATTATTAATTGCTTGTTCATCTTCTGCTAATGACTTTAGCGACTTCAAAAGGGATTCTTACAGGAAGCCCATAGATTAGTGTGACTTGTCGGTTATCTAGATTGCCGAAATTTGGCAAATTGGGTATTATCCTTGTCAGTATATTTCTTGAAATAACATTTAAATCTGCAATATTTATAGAATCTTGACTATTTTGGTAATTCGTCTGCTTTAACTATGATTATAAGCTTCCTGCAGTTAAAAATCTATCAATAAAATTACTTATAATCAAATGTGGAAATTTTTAGACAAGAAGTTTTATTCTTTAACCTTTTTGGGCCATAATACATAGTGAAAACTTGCAAAAATTTAGTGACTTTTCATCTgattatatgtaaataaatcaGGACAAGAACTTGAAGCATTCAGTATTCAGATAGTATATATTAATTAGTAGACTTAATTAGCGCTGCTTAACAACTCTGACTATAAAACTTATTCCTTTAATActaatataattaaatataaaacttgagcatgcaaaatattttttaagatCTCACACATTTGTGTTCAGTTCATTGCTTTTTttataagaataaatatacaaacatataagcatttatttattaaataattgtaATTAATTGCATGCTTAAGAATCATTTCGAATAATTTTCACCTATTTCTATTCCAACTGTGTTCATGGCTGCCTTCATGATTGATTTTTGTATTATAATTCGTATTTGGTATCTCATATTTGAGGTATCCATGTTGTGCTTCAGGcattttgtttctatttatatgtataattaagacgataataatgatgatgtgAATCTATTTAAGTCtattaattatttacttaTGACACTTGTGTATTTGTCATTGAGATAATTTACCTTCAAGTTGTAAGCAGAGAGACAAAATCATGCCCTATGTCGATATGTAATTGTAGGGAAATCTCAATggtttatttttgaaatggaACTACGGGTTTTATTTATAGTGTTGGCCGCATTCGCAATCGCATAGTTTGAGTTGGCTGTGTGTAAATGAACTCTGCAAATGGATTGAGAAGAAAGAAGTAAATGTGATTCATTTAGTATAACTAAATTTACACTAAGCTTAAGCTTTTCTtttaaacatatgtatgtactgtaGGTTTGTATTTATGTTTCGCCTTCCTGTTTCAACGCATGCCATGACCACCATGATCAAGACCATGTCCAACTCTCTTGCTACTTGGTCCGCTTGGCTTGTCACTAAATCTGGTTAGctgtttcaattttttcttcgttttcctcttggcctttttttttgttcgagCCAAGCATTGTCTTTGTCGTATTTTGTTACCATCTTTTGTTTAAGGCTGCTGCTTGAGTTTTTCTTACCAAATTGTTTAgcttttttcacttttcttctATTAATTGATGTCTAACAAACATTAAACTGTGTGTAGTtggggaggaggaggaggagataGAGAGGATAGTCACATCATGTAACATGTCGCACAAGCCGATCctagtttttattttacataACATAACAACAAGTGACCAGGGAGACAAGTGTGAGAGCAATTTCAATTATTCAGCTGTGGCTGCTTCTTGTCCATAAAATGCAATACCAATTCAAGGAAACCCTTCGGATCTTCATGGTGGAGAGCATGATTGGCATTTAGCCATTCCAATTGGGTATTGGGAAACCATTTTTGTATATCTTTCATgttggattttttgaaaaatttcgaTTTTTTACCAGCTATGAATAGAATTGGCCCTGTGTAGGGTGGCAAAATAAGCAAGTCATCACGAAAACGACTAAAATCAATCCAATTATTATGCACTGCCTTCACATTGGCGGGCATATAGAATTCTCCGGTAGACTTATGTTTACGCAGATTTCTCAATACAATTTTGGCACCTTCTGGGTCATTGTTATTGTGTTTATGTAACTCTTGCATTAGCATTTCCCTGGCCTCCGAATGACTTAGATGACGAGGTAATTTCACCTTTAGTAAGGCATCGAAAATGGCATtgattaaatgaaaatgtgtTGGCACACCAAACGGTGAGATATCCACAATGATGGCTCTTTCCACCAGCTCGGGATGCTTGAGAGCCAACATCATCATACAACGCCCACCCATGCTATGGCCCAGAGCACAGATCTTTGCCAATCTATGGGTTTTCATAAACTCCACCATGTCCACTACCATGGCCTTGGTGGAATGTAGATCTGTGTACGGACTATCGCCATGATTTCGGGCATCCACCGAGAAGACTCGACGTCCCGTTTGATATGCCAATTGCTGGCTAATACTACGCCAAT is a window encoding:
- the LOC6649421 gene encoding protein ABHD11; the encoded protein is MPLMRHVTRRLMQQQRQYTQVIEPVNLAFRLHTTKQQPDDDPDVSPPFVIMHGVLGVKDNWRSISQQLAYQTGRRVFSVDARNHGDSPYTDLHSTKAMVVDMVEFMKTHRLAKICALGHSMGGRCMMMLALKHPELVERAIIVDISPFGVPTHFHLINAIFDALLKVKLPRHLSHSEAREMLMQELHKHNNNDPEGAKIVLRNLRKHKSTGEFYMPANVKAVHNNWIDFSRFRDDLLILPPYTGPILFIAGKKSKFFKKSNMKDIQKWFPNTQLEWLNANHALHHEDPKGFLELVLHFMDKKQPQLNN